A portion of the Leifsonia sp. EB41 genome contains these proteins:
- a CDS encoding flagellar biosynthetic protein FliQ, which translates to MNSAAVLKIATQALLLMAQLAAPMVLTALAIGFAVSLIQSITQIQEVTLSFVPKAIGVSIALIVCGNWMIEQLVTFTQYLFQQIPTLLGG; encoded by the coding sequence GTGAACTCCGCCGCCGTCCTCAAGATCGCCACGCAGGCCCTCCTGCTCATGGCGCAGCTCGCCGCGCCGATGGTGCTGACCGCGCTCGCCATCGGCTTCGCGGTGTCGCTCATCCAGTCGATCACCCAGATCCAGGAGGTCACCCTCTCGTTCGTGCCGAAGGCGATCGGCGTCTCCATCGCGCTGATCGTGTGCGGCAACTGGATGATCGAGCAGCTCGTGACGTTCACCCAGTACCTGTTCCAGCAGATCCCCACGCTGCTGGGAGGCTGA
- the fliP gene encoding flagellar type III secretion system pore protein FliP (The bacterial flagellar biogenesis protein FliP forms a type III secretion system (T3SS)-type pore required for flagellar assembly.) has translation MAGIVLLTAGSAHAVPTPLPSPTPPAGPSGPAAGTGGPTISINGINGTPADTIVTLLGVTLISVAPGLLVMVSSFTKVFVVLSMARNALGLQSVPPNQVLAGLALFLSLFIMAPTITDINVHAVQPYLAGHLDFGGALQAAEAPLKAFLGAHTRQEDIALMTRAAGRANPANLHAVPLTTLVPAFVISELRAAFIIGFVIYVPFLVIDLVVSAGLMSLGMMMLPPVMVSLPFKILLFVLVDGWGLIIQSLVASYK, from the coding sequence GTGGCCGGCATCGTGCTGCTCACCGCGGGCAGCGCGCACGCCGTCCCCACGCCGTTGCCGTCGCCGACCCCGCCGGCCGGGCCGTCCGGACCCGCGGCCGGCACCGGCGGGCCGACCATCTCGATCAACGGCATCAACGGCACGCCCGCCGACACCATCGTCACCCTGCTCGGCGTCACGCTCATCTCCGTCGCGCCCGGCCTGCTCGTCATGGTCTCGTCGTTCACCAAGGTGTTCGTGGTGCTCTCGATGGCCCGCAACGCCCTCGGTCTCCAGTCGGTGCCGCCGAACCAGGTGCTGGCCGGGCTCGCCCTGTTCCTGAGCCTGTTCATCATGGCGCCGACCATCACCGACATCAACGTCCACGCCGTGCAGCCCTACCTGGCCGGGCACCTCGACTTCGGCGGCGCGCTGCAGGCCGCGGAGGCGCCGCTCAAAGCCTTCCTCGGCGCGCACACCCGGCAGGAGGACATCGCGCTGATGACCCGCGCAGCGGGCCGCGCCAACCCGGCGAACCTCCACGCGGTCCCGCTGACGACACTCGTCCCGGCGTTCGTCATCTCGGAGCTCCGGGCCGCCTTCATCATCGGCTTCGTGATCTACGTGCCGTTCCTGGTGATCGACCTCGTGGTCTCCGCCGGCCTGATGTCGCTGGGCATGATGATGCTCCCGCCCGTCATGGTGTCGCTGCCGTTCAAGATCCTGCTCTTCGTCCTGGTCGACGGCTGGGGCCTGATCATCCAGTCCCTCGTCGCGAGTTACAAATAG
- a CDS encoding FliO/MopB family protein, with protein sequence MDTLFTALRVAVSLALIIGLIWFVQRRSAKWSKKRTKRAVTVIGRQSLGGKSRVVIVEADGTHFVLGVTDSSVVVLKSRELDTFADALAAEESIEVPDDLGELDDTPELSPAPVTTPTFAQAITSPDTWRRAAQSLRTPR encoded by the coding sequence GTGGACACCCTCTTCACCGCCCTCCGCGTCGCCGTCTCCCTCGCGCTGATCATCGGACTCATCTGGTTCGTGCAGCGCAGGAGCGCGAAGTGGAGCAAGAAGAGGACCAAGCGCGCGGTCACCGTCATCGGCCGCCAGTCGCTGGGCGGCAAGTCGCGGGTCGTGATCGTGGAGGCCGACGGCACCCACTTCGTGCTCGGCGTGACCGACAGCTCCGTCGTCGTGCTGAAGTCGCGCGAGCTGGACACGTTCGCGGACGCGCTCGCGGCCGAGGAGTCGATCGAGGTCCCCGACGACCTGGGCGAGCTGGACGACACGCCGGAACTCTCCCCCGCGCCCGTCACGACCCCGACCTTCGCGCAGGCGATCACCTCCCCCGACACCTGGCGGAGGGCTGCCCAATCCCTCCGAACTCCGCGGTGA
- the fliN gene encoding flagellar motor switch protein FliN translates to MPQNAYAAAAQTLTHAPLGIGELTVTAAFDPAVAPASAANAVVATFIGSPSAELALAVRDQEVVLAETGGQLGVGLADVLQPTLAAAAEHLGSGVLGDSRVEDATHLFSDAAAHRFTVTDRSGQEVAWFAIRGDAVRASSAGATSDVAGRLGRISNVEMALTVEIGRTRMSVRDVLGVEPGTVIELDRSAGSPADILLNGRLIAHGEIVVVDQDYAVRVTQILDTADALV, encoded by the coding sequence ATGCCCCAGAACGCATATGCCGCCGCCGCGCAGACTCTGACACATGCCCCGTTGGGCATAGGCGAGCTCACCGTCACGGCAGCCTTCGACCCGGCCGTGGCGCCGGCGAGCGCCGCGAACGCGGTCGTCGCGACCTTCATCGGCTCGCCGTCCGCCGAGCTCGCGCTCGCCGTGCGCGACCAGGAGGTCGTCCTCGCCGAGACCGGCGGTCAGCTCGGGGTCGGCCTCGCCGACGTCCTGCAGCCGACCCTCGCCGCCGCGGCCGAGCACCTCGGGTCGGGCGTGCTCGGCGACTCCCGGGTCGAGGACGCAACGCACCTGTTCTCCGACGCCGCCGCGCACCGCTTCACTGTCACCGACCGGTCGGGCCAGGAAGTCGCCTGGTTCGCCATCCGCGGCGACGCCGTGCGTGCGTCGTCCGCCGGGGCCACGTCGGACGTCGCAGGGCGGCTCGGCCGCATCTCCAACGTCGAGATGGCGCTCACGGTCGAGATCGGCCGCACCCGCATGTCGGTGCGCGACGTCCTCGGGGTCGAGCCGGGCACCGTGATCGAGCTCGACCGCTCCGCCGGGTCCCCCGCCGACATCCTGCTCAACGGCCGCCTGATCGCGCACGGCGAGATCGTCGTCGTCGACCAGGACTACGCCGTGCGCGTCACCCAGATCCTCGACACCGCCGACGCCCTGGTCTGA
- a CDS encoding flagellar motor switch protein FliM: MTQTMTQPAEREVRPYDFRRPTTLAREHSRVLELAFATFARQWGTQLTAKVRVLSQVTCEQVTMHTYDEYAAALPSSTAMVLCSISDVDPRGVIQLPTGAALRWVNAMLGGNRPLPLLDRTFTPIEHALVVGLMNDALEDLQYSLGPLFTNAVRIDAIQYNSQFAQAAPTSELMIVARFAARVGEDVAEATIALPARVLLERLGETNPTVEVDNAKQLLHAQLAQVPVEVSARLASAYVTPASVLGMAVGDVIRLPHPVSRPIQVAAGGEPVGTAAIGAAGSRLAVVVTTAEDKN, from the coding sequence ATGACCCAGACCATGACCCAGCCGGCCGAGCGCGAGGTGCGGCCGTACGACTTCCGTCGGCCGACCACCCTGGCCCGCGAGCACTCCCGCGTGCTCGAGCTCGCCTTCGCGACCTTCGCGCGCCAGTGGGGCACCCAGCTCACCGCGAAGGTCCGTGTGCTGTCCCAGGTGACGTGCGAGCAGGTCACCATGCACACCTACGACGAGTACGCGGCGGCGCTCCCGTCCAGCACCGCGATGGTGCTGTGCTCGATCAGCGACGTGGACCCCCGTGGCGTCATCCAGCTCCCCACCGGAGCGGCGCTGCGCTGGGTGAACGCGATGCTCGGCGGCAACCGCCCGCTCCCCCTGCTCGACCGCACCTTCACCCCGATCGAGCACGCCCTGGTCGTCGGCCTGATGAACGACGCGCTCGAAGACCTGCAGTACTCGCTCGGCCCGCTGTTCACCAACGCGGTGCGGATCGACGCAATCCAGTACAACTCGCAGTTCGCCCAGGCGGCGCCCACCAGCGAGCTCATGATCGTGGCGCGGTTCGCCGCACGCGTCGGGGAGGACGTCGCGGAGGCGACGATCGCCCTCCCGGCCCGGGTCCTGCTGGAGCGGCTGGGCGAGACGAACCCGACCGTGGAGGTCGACAACGCCAAGCAGCTCCTGCACGCCCAGCTCGCGCAGGTCCCGGTCGAGGTGAGCGCCCGGCTCGCCTCCGCGTACGTCACCCCCGCCTCCGTGCTCGGGATGGCGGTGGGCGATGTCATCCGCCTGCCCCACCCGGTCAGCAGGCCGATCCAGGTCGCGGCGGGCGGCGAGCCGGTCGGGACCGCCGCCATCGGCGCCGCCGGGTCGCGCCTCGCCGTCGTCGTCACCACCGCTGAGGACAAGAACTGA
- a CDS encoding flagellar motor protein MotB, with the protein MSRGRRRPAADGHGEGHANDERWMASYMDMVTVLMCTFIVLFSMSSIDAHKFNELKNSLQTGFGEKVSQKVDTAKGVIVAAKDAEPTPVPSSASTAPPMSPLEAAKVEIADLRAIEAAINARLTSQGLQGSVSYTIDARGLTIGLIGGNAFFDSNLASLTPLAVRIIDNVGPVLYPTSYTISVEGHADTRPAGPPYADNWDLAAARAISVLRRLTDVSGIQATRIYAVSDGSATATATGSDAAQLAQDRRVDIVVRSAQPQEVRDLIPGLVAAKGAGG; encoded by the coding sequence GTGAGCCGCGGGCGTCGCAGGCCGGCCGCCGACGGCCACGGCGAGGGTCACGCCAACGACGAACGCTGGATGGCCTCCTACATGGACATGGTCACCGTGCTGATGTGCACGTTCATCGTCCTGTTCTCGATGTCCTCCATCGATGCGCACAAGTTCAACGAGCTGAAGAACTCGCTCCAGACCGGCTTCGGCGAGAAGGTGAGCCAGAAGGTGGACACGGCCAAGGGCGTGATCGTCGCGGCGAAGGACGCCGAACCCACCCCGGTGCCGTCGTCGGCCTCCACCGCTCCCCCGATGTCGCCCCTCGAAGCCGCCAAGGTCGAGATCGCCGACCTGCGCGCGATCGAGGCGGCGATCAACGCCCGGCTGACCTCCCAGGGGCTGCAGGGCTCGGTCTCCTACACGATCGACGCCCGCGGCCTGACGATCGGTCTGATCGGCGGGAACGCGTTCTTCGACTCCAACCTCGCCTCGCTCACCCCGCTGGCGGTGCGGATCATCGACAACGTCGGGCCGGTCCTGTACCCGACGTCGTACACGATCTCGGTCGAGGGGCACGCCGACACCCGGCCCGCCGGTCCGCCCTATGCCGACAACTGGGACCTCGCGGCGGCTCGCGCCATCTCGGTGCTCCGCCGGCTCACCGATGTCTCCGGCATCCAGGCGACGCGGATCTACGCGGTCAGCGACGGCTCCGCGACCGCGACGGCCACCGGGTCGGACGCGGCGCAGCTCGCCCAGGACCGGCGGGTCGACATCGTGGTCCGGTCGGCCCAGCCGCAGGAGGTCCGCGACCTCATCCCGGGGCTCGTCGCGGCGAAGGGAGCAGGCGGATGA
- a CDS encoding motility protein A yields MDLALIIGIVAAFGSLATMVTIEGASFASLLLVGPVVFVLGATVSVGIAGATVKDALDSFKAVPGAFKGKKPDFAGTVATLLDLADVARQRGLLSLESSAEEVKDPFLSSALQGVADGADSEDLRILLEDQIATWSKATRVSSSFFSALGGYAPTIGIVGTVVSLTHVLGNLSTPDKLGPMIASAFVATLWGLLSANFIWLPLGTRLRRLAELEAERRQIVVEGVLAIQSGTSSRALSERLTAMVPYSPKPKRSKAKNDASAPVSEAASAVGP; encoded by the coding sequence ATGGATCTGGCATTGATCATCGGGATCGTCGCGGCCTTCGGCTCGCTGGCGACGATGGTGACGATCGAGGGGGCGAGCTTCGCGTCGCTCCTGCTGGTGGGCCCCGTCGTCTTCGTGCTCGGCGCCACCGTCTCCGTCGGCATCGCCGGCGCGACCGTGAAGGACGCACTCGACTCGTTCAAGGCGGTCCCCGGGGCGTTCAAGGGCAAGAAGCCGGACTTCGCCGGCACGGTCGCCACCCTCCTCGACCTCGCCGACGTCGCCCGCCAGCGCGGGCTGCTCTCGCTGGAGTCGTCGGCGGAGGAGGTCAAGGACCCGTTCCTGTCCAGCGCCCTTCAGGGCGTCGCCGACGGCGCCGACTCCGAGGACCTCCGCATCCTGCTCGAGGACCAAATCGCGACCTGGTCGAAGGCCACCCGCGTCTCCTCCTCGTTCTTCTCGGCGCTCGGCGGCTACGCGCCGACCATCGGCATCGTCGGCACCGTCGTCTCGCTGACCCACGTGCTCGGCAACCTCTCCACACCCGACAAGCTCGGCCCGATGATCGCCAGCGCGTTCGTCGCCACGCTCTGGGGCCTGCTCTCCGCCAACTTCATCTGGCTCCCGCTCGGCACGCGCCTGCGCCGCCTCGCCGAGCTCGAAGCCGAGCGCAGGCAGATCGTGGTGGAGGGCGTGCTCGCCATCCAGTCCGGCACCTCCTCGCGCGCGCTGTCCGAGCGCCTCACCGCGATGGTCCCCTACAGTCCCAAGCCGAAGCGCAGCAAGGCCAAGAACGACGCGTCAGCCCCGGTCTCCGAGGCAGCGTCCGCGGTCGGGCCGTGA
- a CDS encoding flagellar FlbD family protein: MITVTRLNHVPFAVNPDLIERINADPDTTLTMVDGVRYVVTETMAEVIDRIADYRADVLDRAYRLGRPADSGEGS, encoded by the coding sequence ATGATCACGGTGACCAGGCTGAACCACGTGCCGTTCGCCGTGAACCCGGACCTCATCGAGCGCATCAACGCCGACCCCGACACCACCCTGACGATGGTCGACGGCGTGCGCTACGTGGTGACCGAGACGATGGCGGAGGTCATCGACCGCATCGCGGACTACCGCGCGGACGTGCTCGACCGCGCGTACCGGCTGGGACGTCCGGCCGACTCGGGCGAAGGGAGCTGA
- a CDS encoding flagellar hook protein FlgE, translating into MLRSLDSGVSGLQAQQTMLDVVGNNIANVNTTGYKSSSVEFEDTLSQMIGTASAPTANQGGTSPAQVGLGVRVAATATNFTEGAAQTTGVGTNLMINGDGFFIVNNGGQTQYTRSGAFTTDASGNLVSPDGAIVQGWPAVNGVVNSSAPVSNLTLSTSGLSAARATSNATMSGNLADDAAAGSTLNGQVTVYDATGAQRNLSTTFTRTAAGWDVTATDASGATASGSITFTNGAMTSGQTLTVGGVTIDMSKVTGFAGSGGVNFASQDGTAAGSLQSFSLEGDGTIMGSFSNGQKQAIGRVALANFTNPGGLQKAGNSNFVATPNSGLPQVGVAGSGSLGTLTSGAIEGSNVDLAREFTNLIVAQRAFQASARVITTSDDVLQELLQLKTQ; encoded by the coding sequence ATGCTCCGTTCTCTCGACTCCGGCGTCTCGGGCCTCCAGGCGCAGCAGACCATGCTCGACGTGGTCGGCAACAACATCGCCAACGTCAACACTACCGGTTACAAGTCCTCCTCGGTCGAGTTCGAGGACACCCTGTCCCAGATGATCGGGACGGCCTCCGCGCCGACGGCCAACCAGGGCGGCACGTCGCCGGCTCAGGTCGGCCTCGGCGTGCGCGTCGCGGCGACCGCGACCAACTTCACCGAGGGCGCGGCGCAGACCACCGGCGTCGGCACCAACCTGATGATCAACGGCGACGGCTTCTTCATCGTCAACAACGGAGGCCAGACCCAGTACACGCGCTCCGGCGCGTTCACCACGGACGCCTCCGGCAACCTAGTCAGCCCGGACGGCGCGATCGTGCAGGGCTGGCCGGCCGTCAACGGCGTCGTCAACTCGTCCGCCCCGGTCTCCAACCTCACCCTCTCGACGAGCGGGCTGTCCGCGGCGCGGGCGACCTCGAACGCCACGATGTCCGGCAACCTGGCCGACGATGCGGCCGCGGGCTCGACGCTCAACGGCCAGGTGACCGTCTACGACGCCACCGGGGCGCAGCGCAACCTCAGCACCACGTTCACCCGCACCGCCGCCGGCTGGGACGTCACCGCGACCGACGCCTCCGGCGCCACCGCCAGCGGCTCGATCACGTTCACGAACGGCGCGATGACCAGCGGTCAGACCCTCACGGTCGGCGGCGTCACCATCGACATGTCCAAGGTCACCGGGTTCGCGGGCTCGGGCGGCGTCAACTTCGCCTCGCAGGACGGGACGGCCGCCGGCTCGCTCCAGTCGTTCTCGCTCGAGGGCGACGGGACGATCATGGGGTCGTTCTCGAACGGTCAGAAGCAGGCCATCGGTCGCGTCGCCCTGGCCAACTTCACCAACCCGGGCGGCCTGCAGAAGGCCGGCAACTCCAACTTCGTCGCCACCCCGAACTCCGGGCTCCCGCAGGTGGGCGTGGCCGGGAGCGGCAGCCTCGGCACGCTGACGAGCGGCGCGATCGAAGGCTCCAACGTCGACCTGGCGCGGGAGTTCACCAACCTCATCGTGGCGCAGCGTGCATTCCAGGCCTCCGCCCGGGTGATCACGACCTCCGACGACGTGCTGCAGGAGCTCCTGCAGCTCAAGACGCAGTGA
- a CDS encoding flagellar hook assembly protein FlgD yields the protein MVTPISTDPASTASTTSLWSTQPTRAPHQSLTADDFMNLLVTQLKNQDPSSPMDSAAMVQQTTQLGMMQQMTALGSSSNTALNLQMQTAAADLIGKTVSYNDLAGKAQTGVVTGVSFSGATPTVSVNGGTFPLSGILGVQQTPAS from the coding sequence ATGGTCACCCCCATCTCGACCGATCCCGCCTCGACCGCCTCGACGACCTCGCTCTGGTCGACGCAGCCCACCCGGGCTCCGCACCAGTCGCTGACCGCCGACGACTTCATGAACCTGCTCGTCACGCAGCTCAAGAACCAGGACCCCAGCTCGCCGATGGACTCGGCGGCGATGGTCCAGCAGACGACCCAGCTCGGGATGATGCAGCAGATGACCGCGCTGGGCTCCAGCAGCAACACCGCCCTGAACCTGCAGATGCAGACCGCGGCCGCCGACCTCATCGGCAAGACCGTGAGCTACAACGACCTCGCGGGCAAGGCCCAGACGGGCGTCGTCACGGGCGTCTCGTTCTCGGGGGCGACCCCGACCGTGTCCGTCAACGGCGGCACCTTCCCCCTCTCCGGCATCCTCGGCGTCCAGCAGACTCCGGCCTCCTAG
- a CDS encoding flagellar hook-length control protein FliK produces the protein MSAVVSGFAGAAALLAPASPSDASSTGSGTAFGTALLSALAGDAAAPTPPAPPSDPAPSADAAATAPTTPPPAPPVQPAPAPATFLGLATSAPAPLADAASTASPSTPDEGPHGKSASTRPTDADQHHDAPSPAVADVLAAGQLAVQQALAAAPVPPATPMPAPPVQTSASPAPVEAPTTPTAAVMAPAAAPAPTREASAQPIATADPATGAQPSVPAPASVAAPASVPARPAARTPSAPATPSAGPEQSTTPAAAPVLTQAPTFATALAAAAPSASTAPTPAPPLQQQLAQPVMTLARQPDGDHIVVVRVAPDDLGPVTVHARVSDTGVHIELFAPSDAGRDAIRQILTDLRRDLNATTANASVSVSDQNAPGAESGGGGRSPWASAEERGTTARAELPEEPAEASVRSAAPDLPTTTVALPGARTLDIVV, from the coding sequence GTGAGCGCGGTCGTCTCGGGGTTCGCGGGCGCCGCGGCCCTGCTCGCGCCCGCCTCGCCGTCCGATGCCTCGTCGACCGGCAGTGGGACCGCGTTCGGCACCGCCCTCCTCTCGGCGCTGGCCGGCGACGCCGCAGCGCCGACCCCTCCTGCGCCTCCCTCCGACCCCGCGCCCTCTGCCGACGCCGCAGCGACCGCGCCGACGACACCGCCGCCCGCGCCGCCTGTGCAGCCCGCGCCGGCTCCTGCCACGTTCCTCGGTCTGGCGACATCCGCCCCGGCGCCGCTCGCCGACGCCGCGTCGACGGCCTCCCCGTCCACTCCGGACGAGGGACCACACGGCAAGAGCGCGTCCACGCGGCCGACCGACGCGGATCAGCACCACGACGCCCCCTCCCCTGCGGTCGCCGATGTTCTCGCGGCCGGTCAGCTCGCGGTGCAGCAGGCGCTCGCCGCCGCGCCGGTCCCTCCGGCGACGCCGATGCCCGCGCCCCCGGTGCAGACGTCAGCGTCGCCCGCTCCCGTCGAAGCGCCGACCACTCCCACGGCCGCGGTCATGGCACCCGCGGCGGCTCCGGCACCGACCCGCGAGGCAAGCGCCCAGCCGATCGCGACGGCCGATCCCGCCACTGGTGCGCAGCCCTCCGTGCCTGCTCCAGCCTCCGTGGCTGCTCCAGCCTCCGTGCCTGCCCGGCCGGCCGCCAGGACGCCGTCCGCACCCGCGACACCGAGCGCGGGCCCCGAGCAGTCGACCACCCCCGCAGCGGCACCCGTTCTCACGCAGGCTCCGACCTTCGCAACCGCGCTTGCTGCGGCCGCGCCCTCGGCCTCCACCGCGCCGACCCCGGCGCCGCCGCTCCAGCAGCAGCTCGCCCAGCCGGTCATGACCCTCGCGCGGCAACCCGACGGCGACCACATCGTGGTCGTGCGGGTCGCCCCCGACGATCTCGGCCCCGTCACGGTGCACGCGCGCGTCAGCGACACCGGCGTGCACATCGAGCTGTTCGCGCCGAGCGACGCCGGTCGCGACGCCATCCGGCAGATCCTCACGGACCTGCGGCGCGACCTCAACGCGACGACGGCGAACGCCTCGGTCTCCGTCTCCGACCAGAACGCGCCGGGGGCCGAGAGCGGTGGAGGCGGCCGGTCGCCGTGGGCCTCCGCCGAGGAGCGCGGAACGACCGCTCGGGCCGAACTGCCGGAGGAGCCGGCCGAAGCGTCCGTCCGAAGCGCCGCGCCGGACCTGCCCACCACGACCGTCGCCCTCCCCGGCGCCCGAACCCTCGACATCGTCGTCTGA
- a CDS encoding C40 family peptidase — protein MSITEAVGRIQQIESQMVQLVGGQPTPAAQAAQTTSSSAFATSLAAATGTTGAQVTPAAGQQANNGTTGADIVADARKYIGVPYVFGGTTSAGLDCSGLVQRVYGDMGISLPRLVSGQGTIGQSVPSLADAQPGDLIVCNGGEHIVIYAGNGKIIQAPKPGGQVEEMDNWISPSNVVTIRRIVPNATAPTPAASGTTSASALAALLGSSGGSSLARLLGSGGASSSSSALAALLGSSGGSSLLGLLGSSGGSSLSGLLGSGGGSALTALLGQSSGANS, from the coding sequence ATGAGCATCACGGAGGCCGTGGGCCGCATCCAGCAGATCGAGTCGCAGATGGTGCAGCTCGTCGGCGGGCAGCCGACGCCCGCGGCGCAGGCTGCGCAGACCACCAGCTCGTCCGCCTTCGCGACGAGCCTGGCCGCGGCGACCGGGACGACCGGCGCGCAGGTCACCCCGGCGGCCGGCCAGCAGGCGAACAACGGGACCACCGGCGCGGACATCGTGGCGGACGCCCGCAAGTACATCGGCGTCCCGTACGTCTTCGGCGGGACGACGAGCGCCGGCCTGGACTGCTCCGGGCTCGTGCAGCGCGTCTACGGCGACATGGGCATCTCGCTGCCGCGGCTGGTCTCCGGCCAGGGGACGATCGGCCAGAGCGTTCCGTCGCTGGCCGACGCGCAGCCGGGCGACCTCATCGTCTGCAACGGCGGCGAGCACATCGTCATCTACGCCGGGAACGGCAAGATCATCCAGGCGCCCAAGCCGGGCGGCCAGGTCGAAGAGATGGACAACTGGATCTCGCCCTCGAACGTGGTGACCATCCGCCGGATCGTGCCGAACGCGACCGCGCCGACACCGGCCGCCTCTGGCACGACGTCGGCCTCCGCGCTGGCGGCGCTGCTCGGGTCGAGTGGAGGGTCGTCGCTGGCCAGGCTGCTGGGCTCGGGTGGCGCGTCGTCGTCCTCGTCCGCGTTGGCGGCGCTGCTCGGGTCGAGCGGAGGGTCGTCGCTGCTCGGACTGCTCGGGTCGAGCGGCGGGTCGTCGCTCTCCGGCCTCCTGGGGTCGGGAGGCGGCAGCGCACTGACGGCGCTGCTCGGTCAGAGCTCGGGGGCGAACTCGTGA
- a CDS encoding flagellar export protein FliJ — MKRFGLAGLLRVRDLEEQRAAAELADANRAVDAVRARGARTRASLAGVRSDAVDSATLSAVVAARSSAQVLLGELSALHELAAREAGDARSAHGAARASAVSLEKLRKRHTEAEVARELREEQSALDEVAIQGWRESRRDAV, encoded by the coding sequence ATGAAGCGTTTCGGATTGGCCGGCCTCCTGCGCGTGCGCGACCTGGAGGAACAGCGGGCGGCGGCGGAGCTCGCCGACGCGAACCGGGCGGTGGACGCTGTGCGCGCCCGGGGAGCCAGGACGCGCGCGTCGCTGGCCGGGGTCCGCTCCGACGCCGTCGACTCCGCGACCCTCTCGGCCGTGGTCGCGGCCCGGTCGAGCGCGCAGGTGCTGCTCGGCGAGCTGTCGGCGCTGCACGAGCTCGCCGCCCGGGAGGCCGGGGACGCCAGGTCGGCTCACGGAGCCGCCCGTGCGTCCGCCGTCTCGCTGGAGAAGCTCCGCAAGCGGCACACCGAGGCCGAGGTCGCCCGCGAGCTGCGCGAGGAGCAGTCCGCGCTCGACGAGGTGGCCATCCAGGGTTGGCGCGAGAGCAGGAGGGACGCGGTATGA